Below is a genomic region from Treponema sp. OMZ 798.
TCCACAGTCAAGTCCAAGCGGTATCCGTCCTCTGCTTTTTTGATGATAAGTTTTTTTATGACTATTTCCTTGTCATACTCTTCAAGGCAATGAAATACCATCTGGCTTAAAGCAGATTCGGATATTTCCACCGTGCCGACCTTTGAGAATTCCGGACGGACTACGGACTTTTCAAAGAGCCTTGATTGTTCCGTTCCTACAAAGGGCGTTTTTTTGTTTTTAAAAAAGAGGCGAATCTTGTCGTAAAATATTTGCGGATAGGTACGCTGTACCTCAATTGAGGGAACAGGTATAACATGTTTACCTTCAACCCGCCTCGATCTCATTGCAGTTTCGATTTCTTCTCTGCTTGCAATATCTTCTATTTTAATTATTTTTTGAGGCTGAGGAATTTGAAGGCGGGCGGCAATCTTGTTTACCATTTTTTCGGAAGTGCCCAATATTAAAATCTTTTTAAAGCTATGGGATTGTAAAGCCTTTGCAGCCCCATCCCTGTGTTTTTTGTCATCAAACAAGGCCACCTTAACGGCAGCCAAAAAAGTTTTTTCTCTCTTTGCCGATTGGCCTGCAATTATCTTATCGTTACAGATTAAAAGCCCGTCATCTATGATGAGCTTTATACCGTATTTTTCGGCAAGCAGCTTTGCTCTGAAGCTCTTACCCGTTCCGCTTTCACCGACGAGGGCATAAACCGAGACTCCTTTAATCTTCCATGAAATTTTTTTAAAAAGTTTTTTTAAATCGATCATCGGCTCTTAATTTCTTTCCGACAGGGTCAAGCGCAGATCTATAAGTTTTTTCCCTCTTATAACCTTAATATCTACGGTTTCTCCCGGCTTTTTATCCTCCAGGACCGAATAATAATCGGTTATATTGTTTATCTTTTGTCCGGCTATTTCGACTATTATATCTCCGCCTATGTAAAATACCGAGCTGTATCTTCCTATGCCTGAGCGGACAGCTTCATTTCCTCCGCGAAGATCGGCCTTTGCAGCATTGCTTCCTCTTTTTACTTCGGAAACAAGAAGCCCGTAAGCAACAGGCAGTTTTGCGTAAGAGGCAAGTCTTCCCGATACTTGAACCAATTCGGCATCGATAGAACCTCGGATAACCTTTCCGTATTTTAAAATATCTGCGACAACTCTTTTAGCCGTATTTACGGGAACTGCAAAGCCGACCCCCGCCGAGCTTCCCGATGTGGAATAAATCATGGTGTTTATTCCTATCATTCTCCCCTGAGTATCTAAAAGAGGTCCGCCTGAATTTCCGGGATTGATAGCCGTATCGGTTTGAATCATGTTTTTGATTATGATGTTTTTGTCGTTTTGAATAGGGCGCTTTAGGGCCGAAACTATTCCGTCCGTAAGAGTTCTTTCCAAGCCGAAGGGGTTTCCTATAGCCAAAACTCTTTGGCCTACTTTTAAATTGGCAGAGTCTCCGAATTTTATGACCGTAAGTTTGATGTTCTTAGGCGGATCGAATTTTAAAACCGCCAAATCGTTTTCGGGATCCATACCTACAACTTGAGCTTCATATTGGCTTCCGTCATAGAGCGAAATAAATATCTTTGAAGCATTTGCTATAACATGGGTATTTGTAAGAACAAGTCCGCTTTCATCTATTATTGAACCTGAGCCTGAGCCGCCTTCAACTGGTACGGGCTCAAAAAACCAGTTGACACCCATCGTTTCCGTTGTGATGTTTACTACGCTCTCGTTGGTGGAAGCGTATACATAAATATTTTGAGTTTCGGCTTGGCTGTAATCCGTATTGTTTGACGTATTAATCGTTATCGGTTCATTTTTCGATACAGTTAGATTAGGAATTTC
It encodes:
- a CDS encoding S1C family serine protease, whose translation is MKLYSRRQTLVFSLIAAFIFASAGFYAGLKFNSNQDFKEAQAEALTEIPNLTVSKNEPITINTSNNTDYSQAETQNIYVYASTNESVVNITTETMGVNWFFEPVPVEGGSGSGSIIDESGLVLTNTHVIANASKIFISLYDGSQYEAQVVGMDPENDLAVLKFDPPKNIKLTVIKFGDSANLKVGQRVLAIGNPFGLERTLTDGIVSALKRPIQNDKNIIIKNMIQTDTAINPGNSGGPLLDTQGRMIGINTMIYSTSGSSAGVGFAVPVNTAKRVVADILKYGKVIRGSIDAELVQVSGRLASYAKLPVAYGLLVSEVKRGSNAAKADLRGGNEAVRSGIGRYSSVFYIGGDIIVEIAGQKINNITDYYSVLEDKKPGETVDIKVIRGKKLIDLRLTLSERN